In Streptomyces sp. DG2A-72, one genomic interval encodes:
- a CDS encoding DUF3962 domain-containing protein: protein MYQNIRRSAYHLAEGSESWTEDFRALAFPEHWHAELLALHNHGRDEEKRQLTLPTRRLDGVLQTLAPDVIVRPRPRTPVEAGAEQSHRIDEDFWMYVPASATDPLPGPSMRQLLDAWLRTLGPRGAGQDPGFRSLLLATSAGLKRNLPEWQPVPGVELLTAPVTDGGTAAPDPRQFQLATDALARRVLSLDPYPFEGGELRFRAVPRGPRDQGAELMSQPLCRTVKRKEWWFSVVLNISLHTTPFDARPRLHLHWGVRRWATHPRVATKRLNLSYREATTVYLRPTIPWLPGAPATERYALARLRRDRAADTFAWSENDTAGILRGLSLAGNFPDPEQLLAEPGSWIGEGRGVRAAVVHSTRMGKHEIGTGFMPNQRAQLTEWVEQALPETVVRVPDLKRGRGKGIGAPDNRRPKPRTDEVKKTELLRETQARRANLAAQARIASRHPHRGGLPLVEVRLLWQSPEVRKEAVAQFAHALGLDGDGGASAAAITDRDFDEARPGAPVVLEWRTEELTLRLRCLPLADGLGDRLVPDSVVKAKGAAIATAIGERRRALHSWLSADGADPNHPELALVEIAHRSTFRPLTTDPKFAVRLGCADAGVLTQFVVTPSTDRQIDNADSLGHRTHSSWLDGLRQLGVRVLPQHTLGNDLPDGLQYAAVWMVKRRKDGPTRLPKHLPVAVLTTPLPDAAGLAAVRGWDDAEGKWVPYPRFLLGLVKQAEIDPEACAEPDPQTGDPYPGSSRVTGKQWRTNLAQQRKETAAFLQRVLHSLRGQPTALITHAQNSRLHWPWLQDGRIERDLIQAGHAPAGRLDDELRLVRVRGCGGRETAQWWGLAEPGKPHGQPAGFWAQTSPSSGGAPSGDRIFYSTTERPGTHAVSPALDRLATRVNAAGNLTSQAGTPAWNPTLVEIAVLGCHADDDPAVPALGKPDEAEALALAVHQLRQAPDYAAALSLPLPLHLAGLAQAYVLPMLAESDGTPGGETAEPSDERRRSTTGDDLDPDLMDAAGLTTEPETEMEEEDG from the coding sequence ATGTACCAGAACATCCGCCGATCCGCGTACCACCTTGCCGAGGGCAGCGAGTCCTGGACCGAGGACTTCCGCGCACTCGCCTTTCCCGAACACTGGCACGCGGAACTTCTCGCACTGCACAACCACGGGCGCGACGAGGAGAAACGGCAGCTGACCCTGCCCACTCGCCGGCTCGACGGCGTACTCCAGACCCTCGCCCCCGACGTGATCGTGCGCCCCCGCCCTCGTACCCCCGTCGAGGCGGGGGCGGAGCAGAGCCATCGGATCGACGAGGACTTCTGGATGTACGTCCCTGCCTCGGCGACCGATCCGCTCCCGGGCCCTTCCATGCGGCAGCTCCTGGACGCCTGGCTGCGCACGCTCGGCCCCAGGGGCGCGGGGCAGGATCCCGGGTTCCGTTCGCTGCTGCTCGCGACCAGCGCCGGCCTCAAGCGGAACCTGCCCGAGTGGCAACCGGTCCCCGGCGTCGAACTGCTCACCGCCCCCGTCACAGACGGCGGTACCGCAGCCCCCGACCCCCGGCAGTTCCAGCTCGCCACCGACGCGTTGGCCCGCCGCGTCCTGTCCCTCGACCCCTACCCCTTCGAAGGCGGCGAGCTACGCTTTCGCGCTGTGCCTCGCGGACCCCGCGACCAGGGCGCCGAACTCATGTCGCAGCCTCTGTGCCGAACCGTCAAGCGCAAGGAGTGGTGGTTCTCCGTCGTACTCAACATCTCCCTGCACACCACACCGTTCGACGCCAGGCCGCGCCTCCATCTGCACTGGGGCGTACGGCGATGGGCGACGCATCCGCGGGTCGCCACCAAACGCCTCAACCTGTCCTACCGGGAGGCCACCACGGTCTACTTGCGACCCACCATCCCCTGGCTGCCCGGAGCACCGGCCACCGAGCGCTACGCACTCGCCCGGCTGCGCCGGGACCGGGCGGCCGACACCTTCGCCTGGTCGGAGAACGACACCGCCGGCATCCTGCGTGGGCTCAGCCTCGCCGGTAACTTCCCCGACCCCGAACAACTCCTCGCCGAACCCGGTTCCTGGATCGGCGAGGGCCGCGGAGTCCGCGCCGCCGTCGTGCACAGCACCAGGATGGGGAAGCACGAGATCGGTACCGGCTTCATGCCCAACCAGCGAGCCCAGCTGACCGAGTGGGTTGAACAGGCCCTTCCGGAGACGGTGGTACGGGTACCCGATCTGAAGCGGGGGCGAGGCAAGGGCATCGGCGCACCGGACAACCGGCGACCCAAACCGAGGACCGACGAAGTCAAGAAGACCGAGCTGCTGCGTGAAACCCAGGCGCGCAGGGCGAATCTGGCGGCGCAGGCGCGGATCGCCAGCCGGCACCCGCATCGCGGTGGTCTGCCGCTGGTGGAGGTCCGGTTGCTGTGGCAGTCACCGGAGGTGCGGAAGGAAGCAGTGGCCCAGTTCGCACACGCCCTGGGGCTGGACGGTGACGGCGGCGCTTCCGCCGCCGCGATCACGGATCGGGACTTCGACGAGGCCAGGCCCGGAGCACCGGTCGTTCTGGAATGGCGGACGGAGGAACTCACCCTACGGCTGCGGTGCCTGCCGCTGGCCGACGGACTCGGAGACCGGCTGGTGCCCGACTCGGTCGTCAAAGCCAAGGGCGCGGCCATCGCGACGGCCATCGGTGAGCGCCGCCGCGCCCTGCACTCATGGCTGAGCGCGGACGGTGCGGACCCCAACCACCCTGAGCTGGCCCTGGTGGAGATCGCCCACCGCAGCACCTTCCGCCCGTTGACGACCGACCCCAAGTTCGCCGTCCGTCTGGGGTGTGCCGACGCGGGGGTACTGACCCAGTTCGTCGTGACCCCGTCCACCGACCGGCAGATCGACAACGCGGACAGCCTCGGCCATCGCACCCACAGCTCCTGGCTCGACGGACTGCGCCAGCTCGGCGTCCGCGTACTGCCGCAGCACACACTCGGCAACGACTTGCCCGACGGACTTCAGTACGCCGCCGTGTGGATGGTGAAGCGCCGCAAGGACGGCCCGACCCGGCTGCCCAAGCACCTGCCCGTGGCCGTCCTGACCACCCCTTTGCCGGACGCGGCCGGCCTGGCGGCCGTGCGCGGATGGGACGATGCCGAGGGGAAGTGGGTGCCGTACCCGCGCTTCCTCCTAGGTCTGGTGAAGCAAGCCGAGATCGACCCCGAGGCATGCGCCGAGCCTGACCCACAGACCGGCGACCCGTACCCCGGGAGCTCCCGTGTGACCGGCAAGCAGTGGCGTACCAACCTCGCCCAGCAGCGCAAGGAGACCGCGGCATTCCTCCAGCGTGTACTGCACTCGCTGCGCGGTCAGCCCACCGCGCTGATCACCCACGCGCAGAACAGCAGGCTGCACTGGCCGTGGCTGCAGGATGGTCGGATCGAGCGGGATCTGATCCAGGCGGGCCACGCTCCCGCGGGCCGGCTCGACGATGAGCTGCGCCTTGTACGCGTCCGTGGGTGTGGCGGACGGGAGACCGCGCAGTGGTGGGGTCTGGCGGAACCCGGTAAGCCGCACGGACAGCCGGCTGGCTTCTGGGCCCAGACCAGCCCGTCGTCGGGCGGCGCCCCCTCAGGTGACCGGATCTTCTACAGCACCACGGAACGCCCCGGTACCCATGCGGTGTCGCCCGCCCTCGACCGCCTGGCCACCCGAGTTAATGCCGCGGGCAACCTCACCTCACAGGCGGGCACCCCCGCCTGGAACCCGACCTTGGTCGAGATCGCGGTTCTCGGCTGCCACGCGGACGACGACCCGGCCGTCCCCGCATTGGGCAAGCCGGACGAGGCCGAGGCTCTGGCCCTCGCCGTACACCAGCTGCGTCAGGCGCCGGACTACGCTGCGGCGCTGTCCCTGCCGCTCCCTCTTCACCTGGCGGGACTGGCCCAGGCGTACGTCCTTCCGATGCTCGCGGAGAGTGATGGGACTCCAGGAGGGGAGACGGCGGAGCCCTCTGACGAGCGGCGGCGGAGTACGACGGGGGACGACCTGGACCCGGACCTGATGGACGCTGCAGGGTTGACCACGGAACCCGAGACGGAAATGGAAGAAGAGGATGGGTAA
- a CDS encoding GTP-binding protein, with amino-acid sequence MTAITDRDHTEHTEHAERPEGVAPEDARVDVELPEEHDSRNSLPGDRPNRESASGNLGEGSDGESASMGSGFFDAEAEGDRDEHARVGDGGGGFGRTEEAGRGESGRGETEAAGPTKGGRDESGRGEAGREDCGRQDAGRADSGHGESGHGESGRTEFGRTESGHAESGHAESGGTESVSPWDDGLIARRVDETAAAEPVAVVESRRSGPQTVAPLAYDGPLRSRLDALRELVGLSRTRLDSKTLAEAGRVLDEAAARRRLSGQHTVVAIAGATGSGKSQLFNVLAGVNISETGVRRPTTAAPIACSWSDGASSLIDRLGIPGRLRRRPVQNPDTEAELRGLVLVDLPDHDSAAVQHREQVERVLALVDAVIWVVDPEKYADAVLHERYLRPMAGHAEIMFVVLNQIDRLPGEATDQVLDDLRRLLDEDGIALGEYGEPGATVLALSALTGDGVGELREALGEFVAERGAAARRIAADVDAAAWRLRPVYATGRRSGLSEDAREEFSARLADAVGATAAGEAAERAWLRNAGRACGTPWLRLWRWYNERREPPTGRLSLRTHNDEEATARQRVEQAVRAVSDRASAGLPAPWAQAVREAAVRGAQGLPEALDELAARAGLPPGRPPRPGWWPVAVLAQAAMTILQVVGGIWLTGQIFQVMAPNLGVPVLLMVAGIVGGPLVEWSCKLAARGPARRYGLEAERRLREAAAGCGRARVLDPVAAELLRYREVREQYGRVLGAEAVVR; translated from the coding sequence GTGACCGCCATCACTGACCGGGACCACACCGAGCACACCGAGCACGCCGAGCGCCCGGAGGGCGTGGCCCCCGAGGACGCGCGCGTCGATGTCGAGCTCCCTGAAGAGCACGATTCCAGAAACAGCCTCCCTGGGGACAGGCCGAACAGGGAGAGCGCGTCCGGCAACCTTGGGGAGGGTTCTGACGGGGAGAGTGCGTCCATGGGCAGCGGGTTCTTTGATGCAGAAGCAGAAGGTGACCGCGACGAGCACGCGCGCGTGGGGGACGGCGGCGGCGGATTCGGGCGTACGGAGGAGGCCGGGCGCGGAGAGTCCGGGCGTGGGGAGACCGAGGCTGCCGGGCCCACGAAGGGCGGGCGGGATGAATCCGGGCGCGGGGAGGCCGGCCGAGAAGACTGTGGTCGACAGGACGCCGGCCGTGCTGACTCCGGGCATGGTGAGTCCGGGCATGGTGAGTCCGGTCGTACGGAGTTCGGTCGTACCGAATCCGGCCATGCGGAGTCCGGCCATGCGGAGTCCGGCGGTACCGAATCCGTCAGCCCCTGGGATGACGGGCTGATCGCGCGGCGGGTCGACGAGACCGCTGCTGCGGAGCCGGTCGCCGTCGTGGAGAGCAGGCGTTCCGGACCGCAGACGGTGGCGCCGCTGGCGTACGACGGGCCGCTGCGGTCGCGGCTGGACGCGCTGCGCGAACTGGTGGGGCTGTCCCGTACGCGGCTCGACAGCAAGACGCTGGCCGAGGCGGGGCGCGTCCTCGACGAGGCGGCGGCGCGGCGCAGGCTCTCCGGGCAGCACACCGTCGTGGCGATCGCGGGCGCCACCGGCAGCGGAAAGTCGCAGCTGTTCAACGTGCTCGCCGGAGTGAACATCTCGGAGACCGGGGTGCGTCGGCCCACCACCGCCGCCCCCATCGCGTGCAGCTGGAGCGACGGCGCCTCGTCCCTCATCGACCGGCTCGGCATTCCGGGACGGCTGCGGCGGCGCCCGGTGCAGAACCCGGACACGGAGGCCGAGCTGCGCGGGCTCGTCCTGGTCGACCTGCCCGACCACGACTCGGCCGCCGTACAGCACCGCGAGCAGGTGGAGCGGGTCCTGGCGCTCGTCGACGCGGTCATCTGGGTGGTCGATCCCGAGAAGTACGCCGACGCCGTGCTGCATGAGCGCTATCTGCGGCCGATGGCGGGGCACGCGGAGATCATGTTCGTGGTCCTCAACCAGATCGACCGGCTGCCCGGGGAGGCCACCGACCAGGTCCTCGACGACCTGCGGCGGCTGCTCGACGAGGACGGCATCGCCCTGGGGGAGTACGGCGAGCCGGGCGCGACCGTGCTCGCGCTGTCCGCGCTCACCGGGGATGGGGTCGGAGAACTGCGCGAGGCGCTCGGTGAGTTCGTGGCGGAACGCGGGGCAGCGGCGCGCCGGATCGCGGCCGACGTGGACGCCGCGGCCTGGCGGCTGCGGCCCGTGTACGCCACGGGGCGGCGCAGCGGGCTCAGTGAGGACGCACGGGAGGAGTTCTCGGCGCGGCTCGCGGACGCGGTGGGCGCGACCGCCGCCGGTGAAGCCGCCGAACGCGCGTGGCTGCGCAACGCGGGTCGCGCGTGCGGCACGCCCTGGCTGCGGCTGTGGCGGTGGTACAACGAACGGCGCGAACCGCCCACCGGGCGGCTGTCGTTGCGTACGCACAACGACGAGGAGGCCACGGCCCGGCAGCGCGTCGAGCAGGCCGTGCGGGCGGTGTCCGACCGCGCCTCGGCGGGGCTGCCCGCGCCCTGGGCGCAGGCGGTGCGGGAGGCGGCCGTACGGGGGGCGCAGGGGCTGCCGGAGGCGCTGGACGAGCTGGCCGCGCGGGCCGGGCTGCCTCCGGGGCGACCGCCGCGGCCGGGCTGGTGGCCGGTGGCCGTACTGGCGCAGGCGGCCATGACGATCCTTCAGGTCGTCGGCGGAATCTGGCTGACCGGGCAGATCTTTCAAGTCATGGCGCCGAACCTGGGCGTGCCGGTGCTTCTGATGGTGGCGGGCATCGTGGGCGGTCCGCTCGTCGAATGGAGTTGCAAGCTCGCGGCGCGCGGACCGGCACGGCGGTACGGGCTGGAGGCGGAGCGTCGATTGCGGGAGGCCGCCGCCGGATGCGGGCGGGCGCGCGTGCTGGATCCGGTGGCGGCGGAGCTGCTGCGATATCGGGAGGTTCGGGAGCAGTACGGCAGGGTGCTGGGGGCGGAGGCCGTGGTGAGGTGA
- a CDS encoding single-stranded DNA-binding protein translates to MNETMVCAVGNVATQPVYRELASGGSARFRLAVTARYLDREKNTWTDGHTNFFTVWANRQLATNVASSLSVGDPVIVQGRLKVRSDVREGQSWTSADIDAVAVGHDLSRGTSVFRRPNKPDMGAAGAAPAQSEPSWETPPGDRVGAEAQREPEPVAVT, encoded by the coding sequence ATGAACGAGACGATGGTCTGCGCGGTGGGAAACGTGGCGACGCAGCCGGTGTACCGGGAGCTGGCGTCGGGCGGTTCGGCGAGGTTCCGGCTGGCGGTGACCGCGCGCTACTTGGACCGGGAGAAGAACACCTGGACGGACGGGCACACCAACTTCTTCACGGTGTGGGCCAATCGGCAGCTGGCCACGAATGTGGCGTCGTCGCTGTCGGTGGGCGACCCGGTCATCGTGCAGGGCAGGCTGAAGGTGCGTTCGGACGTGCGTGAGGGGCAGAGCTGGACGTCGGCCGACATCGACGCGGTGGCGGTCGGGCACGACCTCTCACGGGGTACATCGGTCTTCCGGCGCCCGAACAAGCCGGACATGGGGGCGGCCGGTGCGGCGCCCGCGCAGTCGGAGCCCAGCTGGGAGACGCCGCCCGGGGACAGGGTCGGCGCGGAAGCCCAACGGGAGCCGGAACCTGTGGCGGTGACGTGA
- a CDS encoding Cys-Gln thioester bond-forming surface protein, translated as MFSSFYAPSARGRGAVRLAVATLVSGLVAVTGVMAGAGTAVADGTAQNQGGATATIGGLKTYGAAVIHDPAGDQGLSAGLFEMSVEGGGMLQTYCVDIRNPTQKDAKYHETPWSGTSLGANKDAGKIRWILQNSYPQVNDLAALAAKAGVKGGLTEQDAAAGTQVAIWRHSDDVDVDAVDPQAEKLADYLEKNARDMAEPKASLTLDPPAVSGRSGERLGPVTVHTNADSVTVTPPADSATSGVTIVDGDGKAVTSAADGSQVFFEVPEDAAAGSAELTVQASTTVPVGRAFASESRSQTQILAGSSESTVSATASATWAEQGPIPALSAVKNCAAGGVDLTADNKGDEDFTFKLMGIEHTIAAGESRTVTIPLQEDQAYDFTIEAPGGFQKRFAGVLDCRTKGSDSGDSTQLLTEPSPATVGGTTPDTNLAETGSSGATPVIGGTAIALVVIGGGVLVLVRNKKTPGQG; from the coding sequence GTGTTTTCTTCGTTCTACGCGCCGTCTGCGCGCGGGCGAGGGGCAGTCCGCCTCGCCGTGGCGACATTGGTGTCCGGGCTAGTGGCCGTCACCGGTGTGATGGCCGGAGCCGGCACGGCCGTCGCGGACGGGACGGCGCAGAACCAGGGCGGTGCGACCGCCACCATAGGTGGCCTGAAGACGTACGGCGCGGCCGTGATCCACGACCCGGCCGGGGACCAGGGGCTGTCGGCCGGGCTGTTCGAGATGTCCGTCGAGGGCGGCGGCATGCTGCAGACGTACTGCGTCGACATCCGCAACCCTACGCAGAAGGACGCCAAGTACCACGAGACGCCCTGGAGCGGTACGTCCCTGGGCGCCAACAAGGACGCGGGCAAGATCCGCTGGATCCTGCAGAACTCCTACCCGCAGGTGAACGACCTCGCGGCGCTCGCCGCCAAGGCCGGTGTCAAGGGCGGCCTCACCGAGCAGGACGCGGCGGCCGGCACCCAGGTGGCCATCTGGCGCCACTCGGACGACGTGGACGTCGATGCCGTCGACCCGCAGGCCGAGAAGCTCGCGGACTACCTCGAGAAGAACGCCCGTGACATGGCGGAGCCGAAGGCGTCGCTGACCCTGGACCCGCCCGCGGTCTCCGGCCGCTCCGGCGAGCGGCTCGGCCCGGTGACGGTGCACACCAACGCGGACTCCGTGACGGTGACACCGCCTGCCGACTCCGCCACGAGCGGGGTGACGATCGTCGACGGGGACGGCAAGGCCGTCACCTCCGCGGCCGACGGCAGCCAGGTGTTCTTCGAGGTCCCCGAGGATGCCGCGGCCGGGTCGGCCGAGCTGACCGTGCAGGCCTCGACCACCGTGCCGGTGGGCCGCGCCTTCGCCTCCGAGAGTCGCAGTCAGACCCAGATCCTGGCCGGCTCCAGCGAGTCCACGGTCTCGGCGACGGCGAGCGCGACGTGGGCAGAGCAGGGCCCGATACCCGCACTGTCCGCGGTGAAGAACTGCGCCGCGGGCGGCGTGGACCTCACCGCGGACAACAAGGGCGACGAGGACTTCACCTTCAAGCTGATGGGGATCGAGCACACGATCGCCGCCGGCGAGTCCCGGACGGTGACGATCCCCCTGCAGGAGGACCAGGCGTACGACTTCACCATCGAGGCACCGGGCGGCTTCCAGAAGCGGTTCGCCGGCGTCCTCGACTGCCGGACAAAGGGCAGCGACAGCGGCGACTCGACCCAGCTCCTCACCGAGCCGAGCCCCGCCACGGTCGGCGGCACCACCCCCGACACCAACCTCGCCGAAACCGGCAGCTCCGGCGCGACCCCCGTGATCGGCGGCACCGCCATCGCCCTCGTCGTGATCGGCGGCGGCGTCCTGGTCCTCGTACGCAACAAGAAGACGCCTGGGCAGGGCTGA
- a CDS encoding dynamin family protein: MVTLDVRPQLLDALSALRDRVAAARFPLPLAGAPRARANRDELLAQLDDYLVPRLREPEAPLLAVVGGSTGAGKSTLVNSLVGRRVSEAGVLRPTTRTPVLVCNPEDHHWFSGMRVLPELTRVWMPHQDAGDELLLPGENPARVLRIETADTLPRGLALLDAPDVDSLVADNRVLAAELICAADIWLMVTTAARYADAVPWHLLRTAKEYDVTLVTVLDRVPHQVVSEVSRQYAALLTKAGLGDVPRFTVPELPESAWGGGLLPATAVAPLRTWLVQQAQEPAARQHSMARTAYGLLESLRSRMPELASAAAAQYAAALRLTAAVDSAYDSEYARVRGRLQAGAVLAGDALKRWRAFPLDCSAGELLDALVESLAALLLCAVTAADERVDDAWRREPASGAPGLTDRDPSLESAEHRIGMAVRRWRRELEEFAEEEVRDLDRSVAPDAEVVAALAATTLLGGRRARSGGEALAERIGAHGALRLRDRGGRLLADHLDRVMHAERERRLAPLDALDVHPEPQAELIAALSVLQKER; encoded by the coding sequence GTGGTGACCTTGGACGTACGGCCTCAGCTGCTCGATGCACTCTCTGCCCTGCGCGACCGTGTCGCCGCCGCACGCTTCCCGCTGCCCCTGGCGGGGGCGCCACGCGCGCGTGCCAACCGCGACGAACTTCTCGCTCAGCTCGACGATTACCTGGTGCCCCGGCTGAGAGAGCCTGAAGCGCCGCTGCTCGCCGTGGTGGGGGGATCCACCGGGGCCGGGAAGTCGACGCTGGTCAACTCCCTTGTGGGACGGCGGGTCAGCGAGGCGGGGGTGCTGCGCCCGACGACGCGGACTCCGGTGCTGGTGTGCAACCCGGAAGACCATCATTGGTTCAGCGGCATGCGGGTGCTGCCCGAACTCACGCGCGTGTGGATGCCCCATCAGGACGCCGGCGACGAGCTACTGCTGCCGGGCGAGAACCCCGCGCGCGTGCTGCGGATCGAGACCGCCGACACCCTGCCGCGCGGGCTCGCCCTCCTCGACGCGCCCGACGTCGACTCCCTGGTGGCCGACAACCGGGTCCTCGCCGCGGAGCTGATCTGCGCCGCCGACATCTGGCTCATGGTCACCACGGCGGCCCGGTACGCCGACGCGGTGCCCTGGCACCTGCTGCGCACCGCCAAGGAGTACGACGTCACCCTGGTCACCGTCCTGGACCGGGTGCCCCACCAGGTCGTGTCCGAGGTGTCCCGGCAATACGCGGCGCTGCTGACCAAGGCCGGACTCGGCGACGTACCCCGGTTCACGGTGCCCGAGCTGCCCGAGTCGGCCTGGGGCGGCGGGCTGCTGCCGGCCACCGCTGTGGCGCCGCTGCGGACCTGGCTCGTCCAGCAGGCGCAGGAGCCGGCCGCCCGACAGCACTCGATGGCCCGTACGGCGTACGGCCTTCTGGAATCACTCCGGTCCCGGATGCCCGAGCTGGCCAGCGCCGCCGCCGCCCAGTACGCCGCCGCCCTGCGGCTCACCGCCGCCGTCGACTCGGCCTACGACAGCGAGTACGCGCGCGTGCGGGGTCGCTTGCAGGCGGGCGCCGTACTGGCCGGCGACGCCCTGAAGCGGTGGCGTGCCTTCCCGCTCGACTGCTCCGCGGGCGAACTGCTTGACGCCCTTGTGGAGAGCCTTGCCGCTCTCCTGCTGTGCGCCGTCACCGCCGCCGACGAGCGCGTCGACGACGCCTGGCGGCGCGAACCCGCCTCCGGCGCCCCCGGGCTCACCGACCGCGATCCGTCGCTGGAGAGCGCCGAGCACCGGATCGGGATGGCCGTACGACGGTGGCGGCGGGAGCTCGAGGAGTTCGCCGAGGAAGAGGTGCGCGACCTCGACCGGAGCGTCGCGCCCGACGCCGAGGTGGTCGCCGCCCTCGCCGCCACCACCCTGCTCGGCGGTCGCCGGGCGCGGTCCGGTGGTGAGGCGCTCGCCGAGCGGATCGGCGCGCACGGGGCGCTGCGGCTGCGCGACCGGGGCGGACGACTGCTCGCCGATCACCTGGACCGGGTCATGCACGCCGAACGCGAGCGCCGTCTCGCCCCGCTCGACGCACTCGACGTACACCCCGAACCTCAGGCCGAACTCATCGCCGCGCTGTCCGTACTGCAGAAGGAGAGGTGA
- a CDS encoding PPOX class F420-dependent oxidoreductase, translating to MTQGPAPRPLSDEALSNLLGKQQFGTLATVKRNGRPHLTTMLYSWDSEAHIVRFSTTADRIKVKHLQHDPRAALHVQGGDVWSFAVAEGEAEVSEVTTVPGDTVGRELLGMIPKAAKPEDEDAFLEQLVLERRVVIRLKVDRLYGTALDING from the coding sequence ATGACTCAAGGCCCGGCACCCCGCCCTCTATCCGACGAAGCGCTCTCCAACCTGCTCGGCAAGCAGCAGTTCGGCACTCTCGCCACCGTAAAGCGCAATGGCCGCCCTCACCTGACCACCATGCTCTACAGCTGGGACTCCGAGGCCCACATCGTGCGGTTCTCGACGACGGCCGATCGCATCAAAGTCAAGCACCTGCAGCACGACCCGCGTGCGGCGCTGCATGTGCAGGGTGGCGACGTGTGGTCGTTCGCCGTCGCTGAGGGCGAGGCCGAGGTATCCGAGGTCACGACAGTCCCTGGCGACACGGTCGGGCGGGAACTGCTCGGGATGATCCCGAAGGCTGCGAAGCCAGAGGACGAGGATGCGTTCCTGGAGCAGTTGGTCCTCGAACGCCGGGTTGTCATCCGGCTGAAGGTTGACCGGCTGTACGGGACGGCGCTTGACATCAACGGATAG